Genomic DNA from Bemisia tabaci chromosome 2, PGI_BMITA_v3:
GAGTTAGAGGATTTCAATCTTTGAAGagtgaaaaaatggaacaatttgagttgaattttatgattttttattttttatttttttttcaaatttttcatattgaaATATTTGCTTAAAATAACGTATCATAGAATTAATGTAATCCTATGGAATATTTggtttcaataatatttttacacgAACACTCGTCAGTAACATAACGGGTTCCAGTAGGTATATAAgcgtaattgttttttcttctacttctgGGTATCCTGtcaatttttcggaggaaatcAGTTGCTCAACATAATGTGTCCAGTcaaaaaatttctcgaaaaccgACTTTGCAGGATCGTTGAGGTAGGAGCTGAAGGATCTTCCAATCCGGAAAGCCAGAGATTTTGAGGTTTAGTGGTAAGATGGAGCTGAGTATCCGTGTCCGTAGCTAGCCTTCTTGTAGTCCTGGGGATGGGAGATATGGGAGGTCTGGACATGGGCGACGAATCCGTGTCCTTCGTCGGAGTAGTGGACGATACGCTCTCCACCGTAGGGTTCGACGAGCTTGTAGTAGCCCTTGACGTAGTGTCCGTCACCGCTTTCTTCCTGGCTCTTGATGTCGTGGGTGTGGGGGTCGTGGACTTCGTATTTGTACTGGTACTTGATTGGCTCAGAGGGGTAGGATGGCTCGTGGTGGTAGCCGCCGTAGGATTGGTGTCCGTACTGGGCGGTAACGGCAGCCACGAGGGCTAAGGTCAGAGCAATGGTCTGTGAACAGAAATATGAGTTATCTATACTGATACTGTAGAGAGGTATTAGAGGATTgagattttcttcgcaatttcacgtcaaatttttatgaaatttccaaaaaaaaaattaacttctaTTAAAAATAGCCTAAAACTTtaattggatcgcgttaagcagaaaggaaccaagtcatatCACCTATTGTCTAATTTAATTGGGAAGTTTAATacttcacatgaaaacggttctgcggatttttgtgtaaatttcagaaATCCGCAAacatgttctcttgtaaaactttaaattgccctgttaaatttggcaatatctgatgtggcttgattcctttcttctaaatgcggtctaattttttggaaattgatgGGCAAATTACATGACACTTCACGGGTAATTTCACCGTGAAATTTCcaatgcttatttttcatggaattttctttctctcacTCAGTTAAGAGGGCTACTCTCCTTATATCAgcggtatttttttcttccttttttagaGTAAAATATAATATAGTATGGAGACCCTGCACTAAGAACCTGAGCAATGTAAACAAGGGAGGCAAAAATTGAATTCGGAGTTCAACGCTATTTTTCGGAAAACAAGATTTTTTGAGTGTGGCAatttaatcctgggacaccctgtatacgctATGGTCGCTATGCGTCCTTTCAAATACACtgtcaagaaaatattttcaaaatttacacagCTCAGATTTGACGATTTACTTTATATCTCATTTGAGGTTGATAATAATAATTAAGTAAGTACGCATGATAAAGAATAAAATCGAATATTACCTTGTACATGATGGTTTGATTTGGTTTACGTTGTTCACTATAAGACGAAGAGATCAGAACTGATGTATTTTGGAGGATTCATATCGAATTTATATACTCAATCCTTAATTTGGAAGATTttgtaataattcggcacattTGTTGACGATGCCGACGTTAAAAAAAAAGCGCCTCGTGAGTGTACGTACCAAAAATCGGTACTTGCTGAAAAAAGCGCTGTTCCATTCACAGCTCGTGAATATGTATGGAGCTTCCTTGCCAGGTTCAGAATAATTATCTGTTTTCCTCTAATCCACATAAATCAGGAGGATTTATTGGTTAAATCGGCGACCCTGCGTGGAAGTTTGGAAAGGAGTTAAATTAGTCGCTCACAAAAAAAAAGGCGGCACGTGAGATAATCTGAAGAACTGCACTCAGCTGCTACTGCTCTTAGCCGACGATTAATGAGGGTGATACGTTTATGGTTTTGCAATTTCGTATTTGATCGGGTCCGATTTTCGATCAGTCATTCTTATGTGGTGAAATAAATCGATGTAGCATTGACCTAGACCGTTTTTCATCAAATCGTACGATATCATGAtgcttaaaaacaaaatttcaagtctcttaAGTGATACAACAATTAAAAATGCGTAAATTGAACCTCATCAGATTTCTGAAGAATCGTGAATAATTAAAGTAATTCATCAAGTCACGAGATGAAAGAATAGTACCCTTCCAAgtacgaaatttcaaattttacccaAGAATACCGAATAATTTCTGTTACAAGTGGATTTCCTCTAATTTGCATGCAATTATACAATATATTTCCTCGTGAATTTGAGCCCTTTTGGTTCATTCGTTGCGTTCATTCATGGGTTTATTACTTTATGGTAAACACTAAATTTTCCGGTCTTAAAAATATGTCATCCTCAACGATGACATCCTCATCCTCACGAATAGCTATTTCTCTTCTCaacgaaatatttttaaaaaaatcattttagaaTATTAGAAGATATTAgaaataattatatttaaaaatatcagAGAAGCATCactaaataaaatgtaaaatagaCAGGTagaaatactttaaaatgttcagacagcagcaaaaacattttttcttcaactGAATTGAGAGTTCGCAGGTGTCTCAAATTTCGTACaattcatgtttaaaatgaagttctaaaagaactgagcacgaggatatttTCAGTTTGCAAATTCAACAATTAGTGCAGGAAATAATACGAAATAACCTTATTAGCTAAAATACGTGTGCTATCAATTATTGGGAAACACCgctggatgacgtcacaaggcggcacattttctcacttttaaatccatttgtCTAATATcctatttcagaaaattataaagaaatactgcgaactcagttCACAaaacactctcagatgaagcaagaAAGCCTCTTGTGTGCAAATGTGCCATTGAAGCAACTTGAATTACGTCTAGTCCCTAAAGTCTTTCATGCATGCAAAATTGTATCAGCTCAATATGAAGGCGCATATTGCTCACGTGAATAAGCGTTCTTTCTTTCCTTGCGAGCAAGTTCTTCTTTATTAGTCCTAACTTCTTCATTGCACTGAGTGCAAACTGTAGGTTATGAATTAAAGTAAATCTGGTAAAAGACCCACGAGGAGCCTCTTGAATGTGGAAAAATGCGCCTGTTTCCATCGGAGTCCGATTTAATAGTATTTCCTCTCGTTCAGTTATATTATATTTCTGTGAATTTCACACCTTTTGTCTCAAATATACCGTTAGAAAACTAGACCATTGTCAGGAGTGCGTTTGTAGTAAAGCCATATCCTGGCTCTCAAAAGTAAACTACACACTGACCAGAAAGGCGAGAAGGAACATTTAAAATAACACTTTTCATGTACTTTTCAGCTAACTACAGGCTTTAAAcatgtaaaaaatatgaaagaatcTAGCTAAGTAGCTACCACACCTTTTCATCAGCATAAAGTAATAATAATTCAAGAGCACCGTGAGAAATTATCTTACAAACGCCCAAAAGTGAGATATTTCGTAACCTTCAATTAGACTTCCTTTTGCGAGCAGAAGCCACTATTTTTGGTTCATCGTCAACAACACCTGTCTCCTTGGAGAAACTGAAGGCATATATGTTTTTCCTAAAATGAGTCTGAAATAGTTGCTACTTATCACAACatttaattcaatttattaTGTTATAATAATATGTATGGCTAGACAGCATTACGCTCATATTTTTGTTCACGTGTAAAATATAGTCTTAATCCAGCTCTGTGGTAAACTAAAAAGTTTAATCACCAAATCAACtacgatcatttttttttctgggaCCATATAATGCCAATATTTTCAAGACGATCCATccataattaataataatacatCAGTTTCATCATTATCGTTCCGGGAAACATTTTGCGGGtaacatgcactggaaaaaaagttgcttggatctagaatccagactcttaataatattgacaagaaaaaatactctagattcaatctgactttttgcttgaatcgaaaggaaatccgcctaaatgaAGAAGCTTGGATCTtcaattcaagaaaaagtcggattgaaacaaaattattttttcttgtcaatgtttttaagagtctgaactccagatccaagcgactttttttccagtgtggctaCGCGGGAAGATCAGTCCAAAATCCATTCCGAATAGCTCCCAATAGTGGTAAAAGggttttgaatttatgaaaatCCGATTTACAGGGTCCATTTTCTATTGGACTCCCGCGTCCCCAACATTATTCGACCTAAAGTAGCCTAGTGAGCCTGGCCCGCGGGGtttgagacaccctgtaaaacGATTGCAACGCATCATCACGATGGATCGGTAGATCGTAGTGTCAAGAACAGTTTTCTTCGAGAAACATCAACTGATGACGTTGTGCCACAGAAATTAAATAGAGTTGGGTTAAAGTCCTTTTTTCCtccgaaaaactttaaaatattagcatttttaaatggatttatccttaaaattcaatttcctAAATGACACTCGGGCATAAAAAGATCTCGCGGGGCTTATCATGCAAAAAAACTCAGTCAACCTAAGCAATACATTCAATGATGTTGATAttagcgccttgatacaactattcgtactctttgGACGCGCGGGTTGCATACCAAAAAGTGGAAGGCACTCTGCTTACTCCAGTCCATGATGCAGTGCTCGTAGCCGTGTGTGACGCGGCAGTTTGAGTATAATGCAAGATGGATTtctttattaaattttcaaaaatcgggaCATGGCATCTCATCATCACACCAAGTTGTGACAACGTATCGTCGCTGCGAGCATCGCTTCATGGGCTAGAATAAGCAGAGAGCCTTCAACCTTTTGTGTATACGACAGGGATGTCATTGCATATTGGAAGAACTCTTTGattaacttcatttttatcacttcgtCCTTATGCACATTTTACAGTCATCTTATGTGAGATTATTCCGAAAAAGGTTCCAAAATGTGTACATTTTAATAGGTTTCCTTTGGATGTAAGTCCAAATTCATCAGTCTGTGGTACcaggaaagtttttttttttcttttctttttcatttttctcaatttcgctCTTGTGTGCAGGCTCCATCGGGAGGAGTTGAGATGTGAGATTTGTTTCTCAAGTTGCTGCTCCCGATTTCAATCTTGAACCTAACattgccgtgccgaggaaaataCGTCCTATAAACTTTCGGACATTCCCAAACTCCCTGAtaggtaaaatatttattttcgaggaaagccaggaaaattttttctagaattttcaGATGCCTTAGATTAAACTAcggataaaattctctgaaaaactggaacaAAACACCCATGATTCTATTTTAAAATTCGTATTGGGTCCAAGGAAATCTGACAGTGTTTGAAAGCTAATACCGTGtctttcctcaacacggcagaacGGATGATCTTACTATGTCTCTTTCTTCCGATGACGCAAGAGAGATGCGCCCTCGCTAGACTTCACTCGCCGTCATCCGCGACCAATCAAGACTCGGCGATCTTGGAAATCTGACCAGCATCGCCAACCGTCTTCATGGAAGGTTTCACCCTGACGATTTTGTGCGAGTATAAAGATCAGAaggtggagggggggagggcacACAATGAAATCAGACTTTCAGTCAGGATGGACGCAAATTTTTTTactctaactgaaaatttcaatgtatATTTCATCTTATCAGAGGGGTGAATCTTGAAGGAAATTGCTTATTACttgattattttcttgaaaGCGTTTCCAGaggaaagagagaaggaaaaaagagtAAGTAGCTGAAGCTCTGTGTCTTGCTTCTCTTCTTCTCGTATTGTCAAATAGAAGCATTACATTCGTGCTCATTTTCCCAGGAAGATGTGTTTATTAAATGATGAGCGTCTTAGAAAGGTATTAACTTTACTTGAGAGAATgatccagtttttcatttttgtaataaaacatcaaatgtcaattttattttcgttgatgcatttttttatgtGTGTTTCTGAAGGAAACACCACATTTGCGAATACAATGTCGCTTTCAGGTAGTTGTAGTTGTCAATAAGGTACTATTTTCCTTTGCTGATCAAAAGTTTGAAACGAACGCAAAATttgtgaataaattttcaagtgTGTTAAGAAACTTTAAATGatgatttcaaaataatttgaagtttgtgtttaaaacattttagtctttcacttcttttttgtttgatttataGTTAAGACAATTTATAGATAATCCTGTATTTTagtagaatcgattattcgtTTATATGTTTCTAAGTGCAGTAAAGAAAGGAAGAGTCAGATATCGACTTAGAGAAGCAAAAACGTTGAGTTgtaaaaagaaattcaacacTTTTTGGTTCGGGAACTAATCCTCAGAACTTCAGAACTTTGGCCAAATTTTTTGTCTCACTGTTTCTACGAAGTGACTGATAGCTAAGAGGCAAATGTTCTGCATTTAAGTTCGTAATACTTGCAGATATACTCTCCAAacaatttctacatttttttctaattaagTTGACTTGTTTAATAAGTTGTTACATATAACAGCGACTCTCATCATCATCAcaatcaattttcaaagaaacagTTTTTCatagaggaggagaaaaatttgaaaggaggATGGAAAAACACCAAAAGTACAGTTGAGttgttttacttttatttcttgTATTTCATAAAACTATATTTACACATGaaacattaaatttggcagtttGGTCATCAGTGCTTGTACGGCTTTCGCTTAAAAtctcctcttcaaaaaattaaataggtttGCTTGATTAGCATAATACTGTCATCGGAGCAC
This window encodes:
- the LOC109040131 gene encoding cuticle protein 8-like gives rise to the protein MYKTIALTLALVAAVTAQYGHQSYGGYHHEPSYPSEPIKYQYKYEVHDPHTHDIKSQEESGDGHYVKGYYKLVEPYGGERIVHYSDEGHGFVAHVQTSHISHPQDYKKASYGHGYSAPSYH